One genomic region from Balaenoptera musculus isolate JJ_BM4_2016_0621 chromosome X, mBalMus1.pri.v3, whole genome shotgun sequence encodes:
- the S100G gene encoding protein S100-G yields MSTNKFPEELKSIFEKYAAKEGDPNQLSKEELKLLIQTEFPSLLKGPSTLDDLFQELDRNGDGEVSFEEFQVLVKKISQ; encoded by the exons ATGAGTACAAACAAGTTtcctgaagaactgaagagcattTTTGAAAAATACGCAGCCAAAGAAGGTGATCCAAACCAGCTGTCGAAGGAGGAGCTGAAGCTATTGATTCAGACTGAATTCCCCAGTTTACTGAAA GGTCCAAGCACCCTAGATGACCTCTTTCAAGAACTGGACAGGAATGGAGATGGAGAAGTTAGTTTCGAAGAATTCCAGGTGTTAGTAAAAAAGATATCCCagtga